Proteins from a genomic interval of Equus quagga isolate Etosha38 chromosome 13, UCLA_HA_Equagga_1.0, whole genome shotgun sequence:
- the B3GNT9 gene encoding UDP-GlcNAc:betaGal beta-1,3-N-acetylglucosaminyltransferase 9, which produces MRRRLRLRGDASLTLLLGAALGLLLYAQRDGAAPTTSPPRTQGRAAPGPALGLRVFQAPDAGAAPPAYEGDTPEPPTPTGPFDFGRYLRAKDQRRFPLLINQPYKCRGDGGPDLLVAVKSVAADFERRQAVRQTWGAEGLVQGKLVRRVFLLGVPRGGGTDGADAEGEGARTHWRALLRAESRAYTDILLWAFDDTFFNLTLKEIHFLAWASTYCPDVRFVFKGDADVFVHMGNLLEFLAPRDPTQDLLAGDVIVQARPIRVRASKYYIPEAVYGLPAYPAYAGGGGFVLSGATLHRLAGACTEVELFPIDDVFLGMCLQRLRLTPEPHPAFRTFGIPRPSAAPHLRTFDPCFYRELVVVHGLSAADIWLMWRLLYGPQGPACARPRPVAAGPFQWGP; this is translated from the coding sequence ATGAGGCGGAGGCTGCGCCTGCGCGGGGACGCGTCGCTCACGCTGCTCCTCGGCGCCGCCCTCGGCCTACTGCTCTACGCGCAGCGAGATGGCGCGGCCCCGACGACGAGCCCTCCTAGAACGCAAGGGAGGGCAGCACCGGGGCCCGCGCTGGGGCTCCGCGTATTTCAGGCACCGGATGCGGGCGCAGCCCCGCCAGCCTACGAAGGGGACACACCGGAGCCGCCCACGCCCACGGGACCCTTTGACTTTGGGCGCTACCTGCGCGCGAAGGACCAGCGGCGCTTTCCCCTGCTCATTAACCAGCCGTACAAGTGCCGAGGAGATGGAGGACCTGACCTGCTTGTCGCCGTCAAGTCAGTGGCGGCGGACTTCGAGCGGCGCCAAGCCGTGCGCCAGACATGGGGTGCTGAGGGTCTTGTGCAAGGGAAGCTCGTGCGCCGTGTGTTCTTGCTGGGCGTGCCCAGGGGCGGGGGCACAGACGGAGCAGACGCGGAGGGGGAGGGCGCGCGAACGCACTGGCGCGCCCTGCTGCGCGCTGAGAGCCGCGCATACACGGACATCCTGCTCTGGGCCTTCGACGACACTTTCTTCAACCTAACGCTCAAGGAGATCCACTTTCTGGCCTGGGCCTCGACCTACTGCCCCGACGTGCGTTTCGTTTTTAAGGGCGACGCCGACGTGTTCGTGCACATGGGAAACCTGCTGGAGTTCCTGGCGCCGCGGGATCCGACGCAGGATCTGCTTGCAGGTGATGTGATCGTGCAAGCGCGGCCAATCCGCGTGCGGGCCAGCAAGTACTACATCCCGGAGGCGGTGTACGGCCTGCCCGCCTACCCGGCCTACGCAGGCGGCGGTGGTTTCGTACTTTCAGGGGCCACGCTGCACCGACTCGCTGGTGCCTGCACCGAGGTTGAGCTCTTCCCCATCGACGACGTCTTCCTGGGCATGTGTCTACAGCGCCTGCGGCTCACGCCGGAGCCTCACCCTGCTTTCCGCACCTTTGGCATCCCCCGGCCTTCAGCCGCGCCGCACCTGCGCACCTTCGACCCCTGCTTTTACCGCGAGCTGGTTGTAGTGCACGGGCTTTCCGCGGCTGACATCTGGCTTATGTGGCGTCTGCTGTATGGGCcgcaggggccagcctgtgcgCGTCCACGGCCTGTCGCTGCTGGCCCCTTCCAGTGGGGCCCCTAG